A region of Streptomyces paludis DNA encodes the following proteins:
- a CDS encoding ABC transporter ATP-binding protein: protein MAVESLSYALPDRALLDDINLSVSYGESVAVTGASGSGKSTLLMCLLGLTKPHAGTVRIAGRDIVPMRGRALAQHRRANVGMVFQFGELLAELTPLENVALAALLAGVPRREGYERAARLLQELGVPADGSPTAHLSGGERQRTAVARALVNEPALLLADEPTGALDSVNRETVADLLFSLPEQRRCALLVVTHDASVAARADRTLLLEAGRLQTSVSAS from the coding sequence GTGGCGGTCGAATCGCTCAGCTACGCGTTGCCGGACCGTGCTCTTCTGGACGACATCAACCTGAGTGTCTCCTACGGTGAGTCGGTCGCGGTGACGGGCGCCAGCGGAAGCGGGAAGAGCACGCTGCTGATGTGCCTGCTGGGGCTGACCAAACCGCACGCGGGAACGGTCCGGATCGCGGGTCGCGACATCGTCCCGATGCGAGGTCGCGCCTTGGCGCAACACCGCCGCGCGAACGTGGGGATGGTCTTTCAGTTCGGCGAACTGCTCGCCGAACTCACGCCGTTGGAGAACGTGGCGCTGGCCGCTCTGCTGGCGGGAGTGCCGCGCCGGGAGGGCTACGAGCGGGCCGCCCGGCTGCTGCAGGAACTGGGGGTCCCGGCGGACGGGTCCCCGACGGCCCACTTGTCGGGTGGTGAGCGTCAACGTACGGCGGTGGCACGCGCGCTGGTCAACGAGCCGGCCCTCCTGCTGGCGGACGAGCCGACCGGGGCGCTGGACTCGGTGAACCGGGAGACAGTCGCCGACCTGCTGTTCTCACTCCCGGAGCAGCGCCGGTGCGCGCTGCTGGTCGTCACGCACGACGCGTCTGTCGCCGCCCGGGCGGACCGCACGCTGCTGCTGGAGGCCGGGCGGCTCCAGACTTCGGTGAGTGCCTCGTGA
- a CDS encoding amidohydrolase family protein, producing the protein MLITGDRVLVGSGTYLDDGAVLIDGDSIAAVGPRAQIEERAGAEVPRFAFSGTVLPGLIDAHVHLAFDGGADPVATLQESTDETLLQDMRRRAGQLLRSGVTTARDLGDRGGLALRLAGEVADGRTPGPRIVSAGTPATPPGGHCHFLGGEVSGEAEVRELVRRNLAAGATVIKAMVTGGGLTKEGPRSWQSQFSREELAALVDEAHRAGVPVAAHAHGTDGIATAVEAGVDTLEHCTWMTSDGLNLRQDVLKQIIDRGIAVCPAVSPHWQMLPRLFGAERAEAMFDLVRQMAEAGAKLIAGTDAGVQRAGFDGLVPALSFYAHLGLPNAKIIDMATADAADALGLGGTAGRIAPGYRADLLLVDGDPLADLDALKAVEAVFAAGRRYESSEPSAWQ; encoded by the coding sequence CTGCTGATCACTGGTGACCGGGTGCTTGTCGGCTCCGGGACCTATCTGGACGACGGCGCGGTCCTCATCGACGGCGACTCGATCGCCGCGGTTGGCCCCCGAGCCCAGATCGAGGAACGGGCGGGCGCCGAGGTGCCCCGCTTCGCGTTCTCGGGAACCGTCCTGCCCGGACTGATCGACGCCCATGTGCACCTGGCGTTCGATGGTGGGGCGGACCCCGTTGCCACGCTCCAGGAGTCGACCGACGAAACGTTGCTCCAGGACATGCGGCGTCGCGCGGGACAGCTACTGCGCAGCGGTGTCACGACGGCCCGCGACCTCGGCGACCGCGGCGGCCTCGCGCTGCGGCTGGCCGGCGAGGTCGCCGACGGCCGTACGCCCGGCCCCCGGATCGTGTCGGCGGGCACGCCCGCGACTCCGCCCGGCGGGCACTGCCACTTCCTCGGCGGCGAGGTCTCCGGCGAGGCCGAAGTCCGCGAACTCGTCCGCCGCAACCTCGCGGCGGGGGCCACCGTGATCAAGGCGATGGTCACCGGCGGCGGGCTGACCAAGGAGGGGCCGAGGAGCTGGCAGAGCCAGTTCTCCCGGGAGGAGCTGGCGGCCCTCGTGGACGAGGCTCACCGGGCCGGCGTCCCCGTGGCCGCCCACGCGCACGGAACGGACGGCATCGCCACGGCTGTCGAAGCAGGCGTGGACACGCTCGAACACTGCACCTGGATGACGAGCGACGGCCTCAACCTCCGGCAGGACGTACTGAAGCAGATCATCGACCGCGGCATCGCCGTCTGCCCGGCCGTCAGCCCGCACTGGCAGATGCTCCCGCGTCTCTTCGGCGCCGAGCGGGCGGAAGCGATGTTCGATCTGGTGCGGCAGATGGCGGAGGCGGGCGCCAAACTCATCGCCGGCACCGACGCCGGGGTCCAGCGCGCCGGCTTCGACGGGCTGGTCCCGGCCCTGTCGTTCTATGCCCACCTGGGCCTGCCGAACGCGAAGATCATCGACATGGCGACCGCCGACGCGGCCGACGCGCTGGGACTGGGCGGGACTGCGGGGCGGATCGCTCCCGGCTACCGGGCAGATCTGCTCCTGGTCGATGGGGATCCGCTTGCCGATCTTGACGCGCTGAAGGCGGTCGAGGCGGTGTTCGCGGCGGGGCGGCGCTACGAGTCAAGTGAGCCGTCAGCCTGGCAGTAG
- a CDS encoding MAB_1171c family putative transporter: MQLLLLGLAAAVVWKLYQLTRSPHDAPLRSVTLCLVCAALSYPLAMPGGASGVDTVAGHGAAKLLQNVLLLLTVYFLMCFYLYSADGRTGRRRARWEALVVAGVAVAITVAAETVPHSVFAGSFSTADMTVPQIAFFYGGAGLYLMYALGMAGWWTRRYARMSRRPHSTGLWMAAVGLDAMAVACAVRAVIVVIRWAGRTVPQPLMEGVAVLLMVSILLFVAGITYSGARARIASTRLWLRHRRDHRRLAPLWRLLSEAYPEIVLRPASPATRDRWRARGVHRRYHRRIVECRDGLVDISPYVVDEEDGALLDLDSAELAGRLREAVARIGQGDPAPRRAVPLAMALGSDRKSDVRQLIAVSDALRPAA, encoded by the coding sequence GTGCAACTGCTCCTCCTGGGACTCGCGGCTGCTGTCGTTTGGAAGCTCTACCAGCTGACGCGGTCCCCGCACGACGCACCTCTCCGTTCGGTCACCCTGTGCCTGGTCTGCGCCGCGCTCTCGTACCCCCTGGCCATGCCGGGCGGCGCGTCCGGCGTCGACACCGTGGCTGGGCACGGGGCGGCGAAGCTGCTCCAGAACGTGCTCCTGCTCCTCACCGTCTACTTCTTGATGTGCTTCTACCTGTACTCGGCCGACGGCCGGACCGGGCGGCGGCGGGCGCGATGGGAGGCCCTGGTCGTCGCGGGAGTGGCGGTGGCGATCACCGTGGCAGCGGAGACGGTTCCGCACAGCGTGTTCGCCGGTTCGTTCAGCACGGCGGACATGACGGTCCCGCAGATCGCCTTCTTCTACGGCGGCGCCGGCCTCTACCTCATGTACGCCCTGGGCATGGCCGGTTGGTGGACGCGCCGGTACGCGCGGATGTCGCGGCGCCCGCACTCGACGGGGCTCTGGATGGCGGCCGTCGGCCTCGACGCGATGGCGGTGGCCTGCGCGGTTCGTGCCGTGATCGTCGTCATCCGGTGGGCCGGGCGGACCGTACCGCAGCCGCTCATGGAGGGGGTCGCGGTGCTGCTGATGGTGTCCATCCTGCTCTTCGTCGCGGGCATCACCTACTCCGGAGCCCGCGCGAGGATCGCCTCCACGCGGCTCTGGCTGCGGCATCGACGTGACCACCGCCGACTGGCTCCGCTGTGGCGGTTGCTGTCCGAGGCGTACCCCGAAATCGTGCTGCGGCCAGCCTCCCCTGCCACCCGGGATCGGTGGCGGGCGCGTGGCGTGCACCGCCGCTATCACCGTCGGATAGTGGAATGTCGTGACGGTCTGGTCGATATCAGTCCGTACGTGGTCGACGAGGAGGACGGCGCGCTCCTCGACCTCGACTCCGCCGAGCTGGCGGGCCGGCTCCGCGAGGCCGTGGCCAGGATCGGGCAGGGGGATCCGGCGCCGCGCCGGGCGGTGCCGCTGGCGATGGCTCTGGGGAGCGACCGGAAGTCGGACGTACGGCAACTGATCGCGGTGTCGGACGCCCTCCGGCCCGCCGCGTAG